TCAGCTTCTCCACCCCGCACGACGTAAGGTAAACCCCCACGGGTTACTGCTGGATGACCTCGGTAATTATCGCGGAGGAATACTGTGTGCGACGCTAACCTTTCCATGGCGACGTTTCCCATTGAGGAACAAAATAATGGCAACGCGACAGTTCTTGTCGCCGACGACCAACAGCTAAACCGCGCCTTATTTGAGGAACTTCTCAGCGCCGCGGGGTATGACGTAGTAACTGTCGAAGATGGGACAGCCGCACTGCAAGAGTTCAAACGCACCCGCCCTGATCTAGTGTTGCTAGACGTGATGATGCCCGGCCTAAATGGCTTTCAAGTGTGCGAGAGCATAAAGAAAGAAGCTGAAACATGCCTGACCCCTGTAATCATGGTTACCGGTCTGTCGGCAAAAGAGGATCGTGTTTCGGGGATAAAAGCTGGCGCAGACGACTTTCTAACCCGGCCCGTGGACAATACAGAGCTGCTAGCACGAGTGCGGTCGCTCTTAAAACTTAAGGCGCACACAGACGAGTTGGAGCGGGCTGAATCGGTTTTATTCGCATTGGCGCGAGCCATCGAAGGCAAGGATCCGAATACTCAAGGCCATTGCGAGCGCTTATCGCAATATGCTGTCGCGTTAGGTGAACGTCTGGGATTGCCTAGCGAACAGGTTACTGCACTCCACCGCGCGGGGATCGTCCACGATGTGGGAAAAGTAGCGGTACCGGATGCTATTTTGCTCAAACCTAGCCGACTGACGGAGGAAGAATGGAAAGTAATGAAGGAGCACCCGGTTGTCGGCGAGCGCATCTGCGCACCGCTAAAGTCCTTTCGGCTGGTACTTCCCGTCATTCGCCATCACCACGAGAAGTTCGATGGATCGGGTTACCCCGACGGGTTGAAAGGCGACCAAATACCCCTGACCGCTCGGGTATTGCAAATTGTCGATGTCTACGACGCCCTGACGACGCTCAGGCCCTATAAGCGGGCGCTTTTGGTTTCGGAGGCCCTTGCCACTATGGAAGATGAGGTTGCAAAAGGCTGGTGGGACCGCGACATTTTCAAAGCGTTCAAAGAATTGACCAGCCCTCTGGCGTCGCGCTCACGATCGGCCCGCGCGGGAGTGTAATCGCTCTTTGGTGGTAAGGCGCATTCTGCCCATAACCCAATATGGCGCTCAAAGTACTCATTGTCGAGGACGACTTTCCAAGCTTGGAACTGATCCGAGAAGTCCTTGAGTCCGTCGAAGTAGAGGTGCGGCCTGTTGTTGATAGTGAGGAGGCTGCGGCGCTGGTGGTAAAGGAAAAGTTCGACGGCATCTTTCTGGACCTCAACATGCCCAAGATGGACGGTTTCGAGTTGGCAAGGCGTGTGCGGGGGTCATCGTGGAACGCATCCACGCCCATCATCGTGGTCACTGGCGAGGAGGACCGGCACACGATGAAAAAATCATTCGACGTCGGGGCTACGTTCTTCCTACAGAAGCCCCTCGACAGGCAGAAGCTACTACGACTGTTCAGAACTGCACGTGGCACCATGTTCGACGATCGCCGGCGGTTCGTACGTGTTCCGCTCAATACGGAGGTCGTATGTGAGGTCGCCGGCCGCATTACCAAAGGAACAAGCTGGAATATCAGTTTAAGCGGCATCCTATTTGAAGCCGCACAGCTGCGCCCGTTTGATGAGGTGAGATTGTCCTTCCCTCTACCGGGCGCCGGAATCACGATTAGAGCCGCTGGCATAGTCGTCAGAATCGATGAGCGGCAAAGAGCTGGCGTTCGATTTAGGGACCTCAACGAAGCCGGACGAGAGGCAATCCGGAAGCTTGTGGACTGCCAGGAATAGACCTTCTATGAGGAGCTGTCACTTGTCTCAAAAGACGACTTCTTCAAATTCTGAGGACATCCATAAAGAGCTGAAACAAACGGAAGAGGCGCTAGACCGGCTATTGGCTCTAGTGCTGGGCAGCCGCGGGATACCAGATTTCACAAGGGAACAGGCGGTTCCGTACCGTATCACGTGCTTGGATCGTGGCACACCAACAGGACATCGACCGCGGACGAATGGGTCGTACTCCTCGGTCCGGGTTGCCGCCCATAGTAAGGCTTTAGCCACATAGTTGAAGAGCACGTCGATGCGGCTAAAGGCGGGACACACATAGGCCCGTCGCCCCTCAAGCCTCGGACTCCTTCAGAATGGAGATGATCGAGGGCAAAAAACATTGGGAAAGACTAAAGATCAAATTTTTCTTCCTGCGCCAGCAGCTTCCGCACACTTACCGATTTTCTTAAGCAGCTCCTGAAGTCTCTTCTGACCTTCAGAAGAGACGTCCTGGAAGGCTCGTTTCACGAGAGCGGCATGCTGGCGAAAAAGAGGGACGAAGAATTCTCGCCCTTGATGTATAGGAAAAACAAAAATCAGAATCGGCTAGGTTCAAGGTCGCTTGAAGAACATCTTTTCCCGATGTAAGTAGCGGTGGCACCCGGACTCCCAACCTTGCGCTCGGCGGTGATTAGGGAGTGAGGGGGTGCGCCGAACCTTCGCCACACATAACAAGAGACGAGACGATAACGTCACCAGTGAGGATGCACGCGCGCTACGCGGTTTGGGGCGCGATTCGTCGCGTCCAGTGCATTCGTTTTCCTCTACTGTCAACGAGAGGGTCTCGCCCAAACTCTCTCTGAAGCGATACAGTCCACCTCAGGCGTCGTGGCCGAGGTCGCTTTTGCTGGCGCAGCAGAGCGAACAAGGCCGCCCCCGTCCCACCCTTTGCACCCGGAGCCAACAAGCCGAAGTAACGGATCCAGCGGAACCCACTTCGTTTCCCCTCGTACCTATACGGCGGAACTAGGTTTCCATTTCTAGGGATTTACTTGTTGGGCGGCTTCCTTTAGCAGAGGCTGCCTGGCAAACTTTTTCAAAGCCAACGCCAGAGCGGCCATGAAGCGCTTTTCAAATGGTACGCAGCATTCTTCAGGGAAAGGCAGAAAGCGGTCTATAAAGCAATTTACAAACCGTCAAGGTCTCATCGTGCTTGGAACCATCGCTCTGATCATCACGGTGTTCTTCGTTGGTGGGAACTCGGATGAGTACTGAAACCGTCGGCTACAAACAGGAGACCGTTGCCCCAGCCAAGACGTTTGCCCAGCGGGACGCGTCGCAGACCCGGCTGATTGCAGGCGTCACCGGATGTCGCGCAGGCGCCCTCGCCCGGCAAGAGCTTTTTGTCAGCGTGGTGCAATCGTCTTTTTTCAGCAGCTCATTGCATTGGCGGGCGGCCGTTCAATGCGGAATACTCCTTTTTGGCGTGATTGAGGATTGGGATGCCAGCATCGGCTTCTCTCCACGCCATAAAGAAAGTCTCATAAGCTTTGCGGCTCTGATTCCGCTCCCCTCGCAGTGCAAAAGCCCGAGCCAGGCCGAGCTGCGCCAGCGAATAAAGAGGTGAATCACCCGCAATGCCGCGGTGATCCAAGATTTTCTGAAACTCCGCAGCGGCTTCGCTAGCCTGGTGCGCGGCCAGGTACGCCTGCCCGCGAATATAAATTGCATAAAGATGCGGCAAAGGAGGAATGTTTATCCCCAGCTCATAGGGCGAAGCCGCGCGCAAGATCTCGATGGCACGGGCAGGATCGCCATGACTGATCTCGATGGCAGCTCTCGCCGCGGGCAGCCACACCGCGTGCAAAAGGGTATCCGCAGGAAACTGGCGTTGTAAATCGCCGGCCAGTTTCTCCGCTTCGCGTTCAGCGCCGGCCTGACTCAGCGCCAGCAGCGCCACCACACGCAC
Above is a genomic segment from Terriglobales bacterium containing:
- a CDS encoding HD domain-containing phosphohydrolase, producing the protein MCDANLSMATFPIEEQNNGNATVLVADDQQLNRALFEELLSAAGYDVVTVEDGTAALQEFKRTRPDLVLLDVMMPGLNGFQVCESIKKEAETCLTPVIMVTGLSAKEDRVSGIKAGADDFLTRPVDNTELLARVRSLLKLKAHTDELERAESVLFALARAIEGKDPNTQGHCERLSQYAVALGERLGLPSEQVTALHRAGIVHDVGKVAVPDAILLKPSRLTEEEWKVMKEHPVVGERICAPLKSFRLVLPVIRHHHEKFDGSGYPDGLKGDQIPLTARVLQIVDVYDALTTLRPYKRALLVSEALATMEDEVAKGWWDRDIFKAFKELTSPLASRSRSARAGV
- a CDS encoding response regulator, giving the protein MALKVLIVEDDFPSLELIREVLESVEVEVRPVVDSEEAAALVVKEKFDGIFLDLNMPKMDGFELARRVRGSSWNASTPIIVVTGEEDRHTMKKSFDVGATFFLQKPLDRQKLLRLFRTARGTMFDDRRRFVRVPLNTEVVCEVAGRITKGTSWNISLSGILFEAAQLRPFDEVRLSFPLPGAGITIRAAGIVVRIDERQRAGVRFRDLNEAGREAIRKLVDCQE